The following are from one region of the Methylophilus sp. DW102 genome:
- a CDS encoding methyl-accepting chemotaxis protein, with protein MACGLTASVKHVVGGEPLQTLQAAQSLAQGDFAVQTSAATASVADAINQSKAGFANFKQQLALIEAEHAKGNLNAQLDVTAFAGELSQSAASVNHLLNMHVASMEKAGRAVEALGRGELNTQLERLPEHLHAFNQGFDGLKSNVQALIQDLTAMAKNHAEGETDARLNSGQLQGDFKVVADVLNRMIHGYVTETERFIAVMDSIGRGDLTAQLEAMPGKKAAMNKSVDRIRGNLKGIVDSVNWVNAEHEKGNIDMTLRADMFKGQFSLLAESINNIVAGHIELNQKAMACVQAFGDGNFDAPLEQFPGLKAKINQTIEQVRSNLKALNADAQMLAEAAKEGRVTVRANADRHPGDYRKIVQGMNNTLDMIVEPVLTVKTAAESINIAAKEIAQGNADLSRRTEDQAANLEKTASSMDELASTVKQNAENAKQANNLAAQASQVAVKGGEVVGAVVATMSDINESARKIEDIISVIDGIAFQTNILALNAAVEAARAGEQGRGFAVVAAEVGSLAQRSSVAAREIKELITDSVNKTAEGSRQVQEAGNTMHEIVDSVKRVSVIIGEIASASNEQSAGIAMVNDAVIRMDDVTQQNTALVEEAAAAAESLMDHANELASAVGVFIVDGQAKASSHRAGNADWDDDYRQVSNG; from the coding sequence ATGGCATGCGGTCTGACCGCTTCAGTGAAGCACGTGGTAGGTGGCGAGCCCTTGCAAACACTGCAAGCCGCACAATCTCTAGCGCAGGGTGATTTTGCTGTGCAGACAAGCGCAGCCACAGCCTCGGTGGCAGATGCAATCAATCAGTCAAAAGCCGGTTTTGCAAACTTCAAACAGCAATTGGCGCTGATAGAAGCCGAGCATGCCAAAGGCAACCTTAACGCGCAACTGGATGTGACTGCGTTTGCAGGGGAGCTGAGCCAGTCTGCCGCAAGCGTGAACCATCTGTTAAACATGCATGTGGCCAGTATGGAAAAAGCCGGCCGCGCCGTTGAGGCGCTGGGTCGTGGTGAGCTGAATACGCAGCTTGAACGCTTGCCAGAACATTTGCATGCCTTCAATCAAGGCTTCGATGGCCTCAAATCTAACGTACAGGCATTGATTCAGGATCTGACAGCAATGGCTAAAAACCATGCCGAAGGTGAAACGGATGCGCGTTTGAATAGCGGTCAATTACAGGGTGATTTTAAAGTGGTGGCTGACGTTTTGAATCGCATGATTCATGGCTATGTGACCGAAACCGAGCGCTTTATTGCAGTCATGGACAGTATTGGCCGGGGTGACCTGACGGCGCAACTGGAAGCCATGCCAGGCAAGAAAGCCGCCATGAACAAGAGCGTAGATCGTATCCGCGGCAACCTGAAAGGGATTGTAGACTCTGTAAACTGGGTCAATGCCGAGCACGAAAAAGGCAATATTGATATGACCCTGCGTGCAGACATGTTCAAAGGCCAGTTCTCATTATTGGCTGAAAGTATCAACAATATCGTGGCTGGACATATCGAGTTGAATCAAAAAGCCATGGCCTGCGTACAAGCGTTTGGTGATGGTAATTTTGATGCACCGCTGGAGCAGTTCCCAGGCCTCAAGGCAAAAATCAATCAAACCATAGAGCAAGTGCGCAGCAACCTGAAAGCCTTGAATGCAGACGCCCAAATGCTTGCTGAAGCCGCCAAAGAGGGCCGTGTCACCGTCCGCGCCAATGCAGACAGACACCCAGGCGATTATCGCAAGATTGTGCAAGGCATGAACAATACGCTGGACATGATTGTAGAGCCAGTGTTGACGGTGAAGACCGCAGCGGAATCTATCAATATTGCTGCCAAGGAAATTGCCCAGGGCAATGCTGACTTGAGTCGCCGTACTGAGGACCAAGCGGCCAATCTGGAAAAAACAGCTTCCAGTATGGACGAGCTCGCATCGACCGTGAAACAGAATGCCGAAAACGCCAAGCAGGCGAATAATTTAGCTGCACAGGCCTCACAAGTTGCCGTCAAGGGTGGCGAGGTCGTCGGTGCGGTGGTGGCCACCATGAGTGATATCAATGAGAGTGCCCGCAAGATTGAAGACATTATTTCCGTGATCGACGGCATTGCCTTCCAGACCAACATTCTGGCGCTTAATGCAGCGGTAGAAGCAGCCCGGGCTGGTGAGCAGGGGCGTGGTTTTGCAGTGGTGGCGGCCGAGGTGGGTAGCCTGGCGCAACGCTCATCCGTAGCCGCACGTGAAATTAAAGAATTGATTACTGACTCCGTGAACAAAACAGCAGAAGGTAGCCGTCAGGTGCAGGAAGCTGGAAACACGATGCATGAAATCGTGGATTCCGTGAAACGGGTCAGTGTGATTATTGGTGAAATTGCATCGGCATCGAATGAACAAAGTGCCGGCATCGCCATGGTCAACGATGCGGTGATCCGCATGGATGATGTGACGCAGCAAAACACCGCTTTGGTTGAAGAGGCTGCTGCGGCTGCAGAATCCCTGATGGATCACGCCAACGAGTTGGCTAGTGCAGTAGGGGTATTTATTGTGGATGGACAGGCAAAAGCGTCCAGCCATCGCGCAGGAAATGCAGACTGGGACGATGATTATCGTCAGGTCAGCAACGGTTAG
- a CDS encoding methyl-accepting chemotaxis protein, translating to MQLSQRFQSIQGKIVLMAGLSILVSGSILVGSSYLSAKNNQQLVSENVSLLVNEGTKNSLKNLAGSEAGKIQAKFDVALDAARTMANTFVLSKEGSVALGRDQINAILLNVLKQNPEFNGTYSCWEPDALDGKDDTFKTGRDGNNSLTGRFTPYWNRDESGRIAVQPLVEYDTLDKHPNGVMKGGWYLGPKTNHTESVLDPFPYIVQGKSVWLTTLSVPIIKNGKFYGVAGTDYNLDFVQKTAEGASKNLFDGKGEVVIVSNMGLIVADSRNPGLIGQPFGKIVGDSSAKYLQEIQSGHDLAAIDQQAGQMMALAPIMLGRTGKPWSVLIKVPTAVVLAEAQALDQRLSSGANQAALWQLLLGLMVTATGIAVIWFSAAKIAKPIREAAQVAQDLSLGRTDVVIEVHSQDETGQLMTAMQSMVKSIKLLIHDTHGLAQSAVQGNLSTRADIQPHQGDFRKVVEGINETLDAVVTPLGVAASYVEQIAKGEIPEKITADYKGDFNAIKNNLNQCIETINSMVYDTEELVHAAVEGRLSTRADASKHQGDFRKIVQGVNETLDAVIDPLNVAAQYVSDISKGNIPAKITDHYNGDFNTIKDNLNQCIDAVNALISDADMLSQAAVDGRLTTRADASKHNGDFRKIVEGVNNTLDSVIGPLNVAANYVDRISKGDIPERITDHYNGDFNELKNNLNTCIEAVNLLVNDANQLAEAAKEGRITVRADVDKHNGDFRKIIAGVNNTLDMIVEPIIAVTEAVETITTAANEISSGNSDLSARTEQQASSLEETAASMEQLASTVKQNADNAKQANQLALTASGVAVKGGQVVNEVVATMSAINESAKKIEDIISVIDGIAFQTNILALNAAVEAARAGEQGRGFAVVAGEVRNLAQRSASAAKEIKELITDSVNKTTEGTKLVENAGNTMEEVVSSVQRVADIISEISAASTEQTTGIDQVNQAVTSMDETTQQNAALVEEAAAAAESLVDQANQLADAISQFKLEGVAAGGFSSAHANTHRVSEIKHAVNLTAMHKHKVSPSRGAGDPGKLLKTGTHDHSWESF from the coding sequence ATGCAGTTGTCTCAGCGCTTTCAATCTATTCAGGGCAAAATCGTCCTGATGGCAGGGCTGTCCATTCTGGTCAGCGGCAGCATTCTCGTCGGATCCTCTTATCTCTCAGCTAAAAACAATCAGCAACTGGTGTCTGAAAACGTATCGTTGTTAGTCAACGAAGGCACCAAAAACAGCTTGAAGAATCTGGCTGGCTCTGAAGCAGGAAAAATCCAGGCCAAGTTTGATGTCGCACTGGATGCGGCACGCACGATGGCAAATACTTTTGTGTTGAGTAAAGAGGGTTCCGTGGCACTGGGGCGTGACCAGATTAATGCTATCTTGCTCAATGTGCTGAAACAAAACCCAGAGTTCAATGGCACTTATAGTTGTTGGGAGCCGGATGCGCTTGATGGTAAAGATGACACTTTTAAAACGGGCAGGGATGGCAACAATAGCCTCACCGGCCGTTTTACGCCCTATTGGAACCGTGATGAAAGCGGACGGATTGCGGTGCAACCACTGGTGGAGTATGACACGCTGGACAAGCACCCCAATGGTGTCATGAAAGGCGGCTGGTATCTTGGCCCCAAAACAAACCATACCGAAAGTGTATTGGACCCATTTCCTTATATTGTGCAGGGCAAATCTGTATGGCTGACCACGCTGTCGGTGCCCATTATCAAGAACGGCAAGTTTTATGGGGTCGCCGGGACTGACTACAATCTGGACTTTGTGCAAAAAACCGCTGAAGGTGCCAGCAAGAATCTGTTTGACGGCAAGGGCGAAGTGGTTATCGTCAGTAATATGGGGCTTATCGTGGCCGATAGCCGTAATCCAGGCTTGATTGGCCAGCCCTTTGGCAAAATTGTGGGCGACAGTAGCGCAAAGTATCTCCAAGAGATCCAGTCTGGTCATGATTTAGCCGCGATTGACCAGCAAGCCGGTCAAATGATGGCGCTCGCCCCCATTATGTTGGGCCGCACTGGCAAACCTTGGTCTGTCCTGATTAAAGTACCAACCGCCGTCGTGCTGGCAGAAGCGCAAGCGCTTGATCAACGATTGTCTAGCGGTGCGAATCAAGCCGCTTTATGGCAGTTATTGTTAGGCTTGATGGTGACGGCAACCGGGATTGCGGTCATCTGGTTTTCAGCCGCAAAAATTGCAAAACCCATACGTGAGGCCGCCCAGGTTGCACAGGACTTATCACTAGGTAGAACAGATGTCGTGATTGAGGTGCATAGCCAGGATGAAACCGGCCAGTTAATGACGGCCATGCAAAGCATGGTCAAGTCGATTAAGTTACTCATTCATGATACCCATGGCCTAGCACAATCTGCGGTACAAGGTAATCTCTCTACACGGGCAGACATTCAGCCGCATCAAGGCGATTTCCGCAAAGTGGTTGAGGGGATAAACGAGACACTGGATGCGGTTGTAACGCCCTTGGGTGTGGCTGCGAGCTATGTGGAACAGATCGCCAAAGGTGAAATTCCAGAAAAAATTACGGCTGACTATAAAGGCGATTTTAACGCCATTAAAAACAACCTGAACCAGTGTATAGAGACCATTAATAGTATGGTGTATGACACTGAAGAATTGGTGCACGCAGCGGTAGAAGGGCGTTTATCCACCCGTGCGGATGCGAGCAAGCACCAAGGTGACTTCCGCAAGATTGTCCAGGGCGTGAACGAGACGCTGGATGCGGTGATCGATCCTCTCAACGTGGCGGCCCAATATGTGTCCGATATCTCCAAGGGCAATATCCCGGCCAAGATTACCGACCACTACAATGGTGACTTCAACACCATTAAAGACAACCTCAACCAGTGTATAGACGCCGTCAATGCGCTGATTAGCGATGCCGACATGCTGTCACAAGCCGCGGTCGATGGCAGACTCACCACCCGTGCCGATGCCAGCAAACACAATGGCGACTTCCGCAAGATCGTCGAAGGCGTCAACAACACCCTGGATTCCGTGATTGGACCATTGAACGTGGCTGCGAACTACGTAGACCGCATTTCCAAAGGCGATATTCCTGAGCGCATTACCGACCATTACAATGGCGACTTTAACGAGCTCAAGAACAACCTCAATACTTGTATTGAAGCGGTCAACCTGCTCGTTAATGACGCCAACCAACTGGCCGAAGCCGCAAAAGAAGGACGCATCACCGTGCGTGCTGATGTCGACAAACACAATGGCGACTTCCGCAAGATCATTGCAGGCGTGAACAACACGCTGGACATGATCGTAGAACCGATCATTGCAGTGACCGAAGCCGTCGAAACCATCACCACGGCTGCCAATGAAATCTCCAGCGGTAACTCAGACCTGTCTGCGCGTACCGAGCAGCAAGCCTCCAGCCTGGAAGAGACTGCCGCCAGCATGGAACAACTGGCTTCGACCGTGAAACAGAACGCTGACAACGCCAAACAGGCCAACCAGCTGGCGCTGACCGCCTCAGGCGTTGCCGTCAAAGGCGGCCAGGTTGTTAACGAAGTGGTTGCCACCATGAGTGCGATCAACGAAAGTGCCAAGAAGATCGAAGACATTATTTCGGTGATCGACGGCATTGCCTTCCAGACCAACATCCTGGCGCTGAACGCAGCGGTAGAAGCAGCGCGTGCAGGTGAGCAGGGCAGAGGCTTTGCGGTGGTCGCGGGTGAAGTACGTAACCTGGCGCAACGCTCAGCCAGTGCGGCAAAAGAGATCAAGGAATTGATTACCGACTCTGTGAACAAGACCACCGAAGGCACCAAGCTGGTTGAGAATGCTGGTAACACCATGGAAGAAGTGGTTTCCTCAGTCCAGCGTGTGGCCGATATCATCAGTGAAATCTCAGCCGCATCTACCGAGCAGACCACCGGCATTGACCAGGTGAACCAGGCAGTGACCAGCATGGATGAAACCACCCAGCAGAACGCTGCACTGGTTGAAGAGGCTGCTGCTGCGGCTGAATCGCTGGTCGATCAGGCCAATCAATTAGCCGATGCGATTAGTCAGTTTAAACTGGAGGGCGTGGCCGCTGGCGGGTTTTCCAGTGCGCACGCAAACACGCACCGCGTGTCTGAGATAAAACATGCAGTCAACCTGACTGCCATGCATAAACATAAAGTCAGCCCAAGCCGTGGCGCTGGTGATCCGGGCAAGTTGCTCAAAACGGGCACGCACGATCATAGCTGGGAAAGTTTTTAA
- a CDS encoding DUF779 domain-containing protein: MTERVSATPAAIALIEQLTAQHGPIVFFQSGGCCEGSGPMCLPAAEYIASPMDVKLGTLPGGAIFYMSDSHFSFMHSTHTILDAMPGSSGSFSLDCGSGMAFITRGRLYSDEELAALKPEERVGL, encoded by the coding sequence ATGACTGAACGTGTTTCTGCAACGCCAGCGGCCATCGCGCTCATTGAGCAATTAACCGCCCAGCATGGCCCGATTGTATTTTTTCAATCAGGCGGATGTTGTGAAGGCAGTGGCCCGATGTGCCTACCAGCCGCCGAATACATCGCCAGTCCGATGGATGTCAAACTGGGAACCTTGCCCGGTGGTGCTATTTTCTACATGAGTGACAGTCATTTCAGTTTTATGCACAGTACGCACACCATCCTCGATGCGATGCCGGGCTCGAGTGGCTCATTTTCACTCGATTGTGGCAGTGGCATGGCCTTTATCACGCGAGGCCGCTTATATTCGGATGAGGAACTCGCTGCGCTAAAACCCGAAGAGCGCGTCGGGCTTTAA
- the fae gene encoding formaldehyde-activating enzyme produces the protein MAVIDRVLIGEGLVIEERPEGGLDLKNVAHIDLIMGPRGSAAEDAFCRTLTDQKQGVNGLLAIAAPNMMVKPNTVMFNKVTIKDGRQATQMFGPAQRGVAMAVMDCVADGTIPLEEADDVFICVGVFIDSKADMDDRIQDWNYRATKMAIKAAVAREPKAADVVKQYKEALHPFAAQTPEAQNRRAEDKAAALAISQMQERSKHAKSSYETQVKDNQQVDLAISQMRERINTTRA, from the coding sequence ATGGCAGTGATTGATCGAGTATTGATTGGCGAAGGTTTAGTCATCGAAGAGCGTCCAGAAGGTGGTTTGGATTTGAAAAATGTGGCCCACATTGACTTGATTATGGGTCCACGCGGTAGCGCTGCAGAAGACGCATTTTGTCGTACGCTCACCGACCAAAAACAAGGCGTAAACGGTTTGTTGGCGATTGCAGCGCCAAACATGATGGTAAAACCAAACACCGTAATGTTTAACAAGGTGACCATTAAAGATGGACGTCAGGCAACACAAATGTTTGGCCCGGCACAACGTGGTGTAGCGATGGCTGTAATGGATTGCGTCGCTGACGGCACGATCCCGCTGGAAGAGGCAGATGATGTATTTATCTGTGTTGGTGTATTCATCGACAGCAAAGCTGACATGGATGACCGTATCCAGGACTGGAACTACCGTGCAACAAAAATGGCGATTAAAGCCGCCGTTGCGCGTGAGCCTAAAGCTGCTGACGTTGTGAAGCAGTACAAGGAAGCGTTGCATCCATTTGCTGCACAAACCCCGGAAGCACAAAACCGTCGTGCTGAAGACAAAGCTGCTGCCTTAGCAATTTCTCAAATGCAAGAGCGCAGCAAGCACGCAAAAAGCAGCTATGAAACCCAAGTTAAAGATAATCAGCAAGTTGATTTGGCCATTTCACAAATGAGAGAGCGTATCAACACGACACGCGCTTAA
- a CDS encoding CheR family methyltransferase: MSALKKQEQEDREFLFTRDDFVRIKSLIYRHAGISLSDAKTDMVYSRIGRRLRALDMNSFKHYLDTLEQQNNADEWQAFTNALTTNLTSFFREEHHFPILAEHLVKLSANRRGKPLRIWCSAASTGEEPYSIAITACEAFNSLKPPVEIVATDIDTNVLATASAGVYPLDRVKKMDDGRVRKFFERGTGKHDGLVRVKKAARDLIHFHQLNLLDAQWPFHDGFDVIFCRNVMIYFDKPTQGKIIEKFVNLMHEDSLLLAGHSENFLYVSDHLQLLGKTVYKLKTSGAARSSLFTHRKSL, translated from the coding sequence GTGAGTGCATTAAAAAAACAAGAGCAAGAAGATCGCGAGTTTTTGTTTACGCGCGATGATTTCGTCAGAATTAAAAGTCTGATTTATCGCCATGCAGGCATTTCATTATCCGATGCAAAGACCGATATGGTCTACAGCCGAATCGGTAGGCGTTTGCGCGCGCTGGACATGAATAGTTTCAAACACTATCTGGACACGCTCGAGCAGCAGAACAATGCGGATGAGTGGCAGGCATTTACCAATGCGCTAACCACTAATTTGACCTCGTTTTTTCGGGAAGAACATCATTTTCCGATTTTGGCCGAACATCTGGTGAAGCTGTCAGCCAACCGGCGAGGAAAACCGCTACGTATCTGGTGTTCTGCGGCATCGACAGGCGAAGAGCCTTATTCGATTGCGATCACCGCTTGCGAAGCGTTTAATAGCTTGAAACCGCCTGTAGAAATTGTTGCCACAGACATTGATACAAATGTGCTGGCGACGGCGAGTGCAGGCGTGTACCCGCTAGACCGGGTCAAGAAAATGGATGACGGTCGTGTACGCAAATTTTTTGAACGTGGCACAGGCAAGCATGACGGCCTGGTCCGTGTCAAAAAAGCCGCCCGTGACCTGATTCATTTTCACCAATTGAATTTACTGGATGCACAATGGCCATTTCATGATGGCTTTGATGTGATTTTTTGCCGCAATGTCATGATCTATTTTGACAAGCCGACACAAGGCAAAATCATTGAAAAATTTGTCAACCTCATGCATGAAGACAGTTTGTTATTGGCAGGCCATTCAGAAAACTTTTTGTATGTGTCCGACCACCTGCAACTGTTGGGAAAAACCGTCTATAAATTAAAAACCAGTGGCGCGGCACGTTCCAGCCTCTTTACGCATCGGAAATCGCTATGA
- the cheD gene encoding chemoreceptor glutamine deamidase CheD, which yields MSVMQEEISNTLYFDRTFNCNAAKISPGEYYYTDKDMLIVTVLGSCVSACIRDSRTGIGGMNHFMLPEGGSADKDSPISESMRYGTYAMEVLINQLLRNGAKRENLEAKIFGGGNVLRSFTTNNVGDRNAAFVKKYLKEEGIKVTGEDLLDIYPRKVYFFPKTGKVLVKKLKQLNNYTLVKREQAYSSKLQTNDVGGDIDLF from the coding sequence ATGAGTGTCATGCAAGAAGAAATTTCTAACACCCTGTATTTTGACAGAACATTTAATTGCAATGCTGCCAAAATTTCACCAGGGGAGTATTACTACACAGACAAGGACATGTTGATTGTCACCGTGCTTGGGTCCTGTGTTTCTGCCTGTATCCGTGACAGCCGTACCGGCATTGGTGGCATGAACCATTTCATGTTGCCCGAGGGGGGCAGTGCAGACAAGGACAGCCCGATTTCTGAGTCGATGCGCTATGGCACTTATGCCATGGAAGTCTTGATCAACCAGCTGTTGCGTAACGGCGCCAAGCGCGAAAACCTCGAAGCTAAAATTTTTGGGGGCGGCAACGTCTTGCGCAGCTTTACCACCAATAACGTGGGTGATCGCAATGCTGCGTTTGTCAAAAAGTATCTGAAAGAAGAAGGGATTAAAGTCACCGGCGAAGATTTGCTGGATATTTATCCCCGCAAGGTTTATTTCTTTCCCAAAACCGGTAAAGTACTGGTTAAAAAGCTGAAACAATTGAACAACTACACCTTGGTCAAGCGCGAGCAAGCTTACTCCAGCAAGCTGCAAACCAACGATGTGGGTGGAGATATCGATTTGTTCTAA
- the cheY gene encoding chemotaxis response regulator CheY, whose protein sequence is MGNPNTKFLVVDDFSTMRRIVRNLLKELGYNNVEEAEDGADALNKLRNGDFEFVVSDWNMPNMDGLTMLQNIRADSKLSKLPVLMVTAEAKKENIIAAAQAKASGYVVKPFTAATLEEKLSKIFEKLEKGEV, encoded by the coding sequence ATGGGCAACCCAAATACTAAATTTCTGGTAGTGGATGATTTTTCTACGATGCGTAGAATTGTGCGCAACCTGCTCAAAGAACTTGGTTATAACAATGTTGAAGAAGCAGAAGATGGTGCAGATGCCCTCAACAAGTTGCGCAATGGTGACTTTGAATTCGTGGTTTCCGACTGGAATATGCCCAACATGGACGGTTTGACCATGTTGCAGAATATCCGTGCAGACAGCAAATTATCCAAATTGCCTGTATTGATGGTCACTGCCGAGGCAAAAAAAGAAAACATTATTGCTGCGGCCCAGGCCAAAGCGAGTGGTTATGTGGTGAAGCCTTTCACTGCTGCCACACTTGAAGAGAAGTTATCCAAAATCTTTGAAAAATTGGAAAAAGGCGAGGTGTAA
- the cheZ gene encoding protein phosphatase CheZ — MTEAINPNQDHAAMDLASNLISTMSPNQQEEMISRIGHMTRSLHDNLSALGYDKVLEQVAQEIPDARDRLSYVAKMTEQAAERVLNATDLATPLQSELSDRAAVLKQRWEEVMQRASLKSEYDAVVHETLEYMSLVSQHTSTTKSLLMDIMMAQDFQDLTGQVIKKVTSLAQDLERQLVQVLVDFSPAAKKDEDSLMNGPQIDPHNTVDVVANQEQVDDLLESLGF, encoded by the coding sequence ATGACCGAAGCGATCAATCCGAATCAGGATCATGCGGCGATGGATCTTGCCTCTAACCTGATTTCCACGATGAGTCCCAATCAGCAAGAGGAAATGATCAGCCGGATTGGACACATGACCCGCTCCTTGCACGATAATCTGAGTGCACTGGGCTATGACAAGGTGCTGGAACAAGTCGCGCAGGAAATTCCTGATGCCAGAGACCGGTTAAGTTATGTGGCAAAAATGACTGAACAGGCGGCTGAGCGTGTGCTGAACGCCACTGATCTGGCCACGCCTTTACAGTCAGAGTTATCTGATCGGGCTGCAGTGTTGAAGCAACGCTGGGAAGAGGTCATGCAGCGTGCTTCGCTCAAATCGGAATACGATGCTGTTGTCCATGAAACACTGGAATATATGTCACTGGTCAGTCAACACACATCGACGACCAAATCGTTACTGATGGATATCATGATGGCGCAGGACTTTCAGGATCTAACCGGCCAGGTGATCAAAAAAGTGACCTCACTGGCACAAGACCTGGAGAGACAATTGGTGCAAGTGTTGGTGGATTTTTCTCCTGCGGCCAAAAAAGACGAGGACTCCTTGATGAACGGTCCACAAATTGATCCACATAACACCGTGGATGTGGTCGCCAATCAGGAACAGGTGGATGATCTGCTGGAAAGCCTGGGCTTTTAG
- a CDS encoding chemotaxis response regulator protein-glutamate methylesterase, which yields MKTKVLVIDDSALIRSLLSEIINDTKDLEVVGTAPDPLVAREMIKQLNPDVLTLDVEMPRMDGLDFLEKLMRLRPMPVLMVSTLTEKGSEITLRALELGATDFVTKPKMGITQGMQQYAAEITDKIRVAARAKISTLQSIAKASNTQMQQSPIRNPLISSEKLLIIGASTGGTEAIKSFLMQMPSDCPGILITQHMPAGFTKSFASRLDSLCKIAVKEAEDGERVLPGHAYIAPGDQHLLLARSGANYVTRLSDAEPVNRHKPSVDVLFDSAATNAGKNAVGIILTGMGKDGAAGMLRMKNAGSFNFAQNEESCVVYGMPREAVAHGGVHEVGHLKDLPRLVLQHLATNSERAIRV from the coding sequence ATGAAAACAAAAGTGCTGGTGATTGACGACTCGGCATTGATACGCAGTTTGTTGAGCGAAATCATTAACGACACCAAGGATCTGGAAGTGGTTGGAACCGCACCGGATCCGCTGGTCGCGCGCGAGATGATCAAGCAGTTGAATCCGGATGTACTCACGCTGGATGTAGAGATGCCACGCATGGACGGTCTGGATTTTTTAGAAAAACTGATGCGTTTGCGTCCGATGCCCGTGCTTATGGTATCTACGCTGACAGAAAAAGGCTCTGAAATCACTTTGCGTGCACTGGAACTGGGTGCCACCGACTTTGTTACCAAACCCAAAATGGGCATTACCCAGGGCATGCAGCAGTATGCCGCCGAGATTACTGACAAGATCCGTGTTGCTGCCAGGGCAAAAATCAGCACCTTGCAAAGTATTGCCAAAGCGTCTAATACGCAGATGCAACAAAGTCCCATCCGCAATCCGCTCATCAGTAGTGAAAAACTGCTGATTATTGGCGCCTCTACTGGCGGCACCGAAGCGATCAAGTCCTTTTTAATGCAGATGCCGTCTGATTGCCCCGGCATTTTAATTACCCAACACATGCCTGCAGGCTTCACCAAGTCCTTTGCTAGTCGCCTGGACAGTCTGTGCAAAATTGCCGTCAAGGAAGCCGAAGATGGTGAGCGTGTATTGCCTGGCCATGCCTATATCGCGCCAGGGGATCAGCATTTACTGCTCGCCAGAAGTGGCGCCAACTATGTCACCCGTTTATCTGATGCCGAGCCGGTGAATAGACATAAGCCATCAGTCGATGTATTGTTTGATTCAGCGGCTACAAACGCCGGTAAAAACGCCGTCGGGATCATTTTAACGGGCATGGGCAAAGATGGCGCCGCGGGTATGTTGCGCATGAAGAATGCCGGCTCTTTCAATTTTGCCCAAAACGAAGAAAGCTGTGTGGTGTATGGTATGCCACGCGAAGCGGTTGCGCATGGTGGTGTTCACGAAGTCGGGCATTTAAAAGACTTGCCTCGTCTGGTGCTACAACATCTTGCAACTAACAGTGAACGCGCCATTCGCGTATAG